One Xyrauchen texanus isolate HMW12.3.18 chromosome 2, RBS_HiC_50CHRs, whole genome shotgun sequence genomic window carries:
- the orc6 gene encoding LOW QUALITY PROTEIN: origin recognition complex subunit 6 (The sequence of the model RefSeq protein was modified relative to this genomic sequence to represent the inferred CDS: inserted 4 bases in 2 codons): protein MDKELFRKLASKIVIASIKILSQVEEYMRLSQVKCVGLGSVTATSKAATTMTFSLDKEYPIELSGLSSKVYQSNLKAMECMLGPQSNLGLRDLAVHYGCLESXASLILQQYEDRLPAAQXLDLSKPLFTTAALYTAFKCMKIRTDRKFGPQICHEASSMEDPIKKAQKRLKTLTEMEDDGIVSPNIKIVSSLSST from the exons ATGGATAAAGAGTTATTTCGCAAGCTTGCGTCGAAGATTGTGATAGCATCGATTAAAATATTGAG CCAAGTCGAGGAGTACATGCGATTATCCCAAGTGAAGTGTGTTGGACTGGGCTCTGTGACAGCCACCAGCAAGGCAGCGACAACAATGACATTTTCTTTAGACAAg GAGTATCCCATAGAACTATCTGGACTGAGTTCTAAGGTTTACCAGAGTAATTTGAAAGCTATGGAGTGCATGCTGGGCCCGCAGTCGAACCTGGGTCTCAGAGATCTTGCAGTGCACTATGGCTGTTTGGAATC GGCTTCTCTGATCCTTCAGCA gtATGAGGACCGCTTACCTGCAGCTCA ACTTGATTTATCAAAACCTCTCTTTACCACAGCCGCCCTATATACAGCGttcaa GTGCATGAAAATCAGAACTGACAGAAAATTTGGACCGCAGATCTGCC ATGAGGCATCCTCTATGGAGGATCCAATCAAAAAAGCTCAAAAGAGGCTGAAGACTCTTACTGAAATGGAAGACGATG GAATAGTTTCcccaaatataaaaattgtatCATCATTGTCATCAACATGA